Proteins encoded by one window of Akkermansia muciniphila ATCC BAA-835:
- a CDS encoding SUMF1/EgtB/PvdO family nonheme iron enzyme, with amino-acid sequence MFDLPHNFGDYTLVAFIGRTRGGILYQAIQQGMDRSVFLELLDPDNPEGVGVEDFLMKARTRAAINAPVLGTVYEASQAQGYWFVTSEQLGGSSLQSMLDRGQTLSMKDLLKVIETVGNVCGRYERLRTAFNIMEPRHIFLDDKSAVRLMNTAVPGDFHEETSRDQMKRLGIDLPPLVTPDVPGTTRMRTLLEWMREGQNGKPMQWDQVMELVAAVREQLGLSPRVTTHRYTVPVESRRKAGKKLLWAGMGLLGVGIAAAAVLLLFPREKETVSRPHVPAPKHYPDFSSSDHTEVRVTLPGGGELIVGAHEITLESYRLFLDQWARLTPELREEYSHPDQPDKRTASHIPQDWEAMWKAASTPGGKWKGRKITPRSPVVNVTFWDAWAYASWKPVAPGEPRYRLPERGEWMALGNMLETGEKGDRTLVIDRYSNDHDLKTGVCGMASGVMEWTSSMEKDPARVKEPPGPVACGGDWRQPGISNRVEYLRSRGESRDNLGFRIVRNVL; translated from the coding sequence ATGTTTGATCTTCCCCACAACTTTGGCGATTACACGCTGGTGGCATTTATTGGCCGCACGCGCGGAGGAATTCTTTATCAGGCCATCCAGCAGGGCATGGACCGTTCCGTGTTTCTGGAGTTGCTGGATCCGGACAATCCGGAGGGGGTGGGCGTGGAGGATTTTCTGATGAAGGCCCGCACGCGCGCCGCCATTAATGCTCCGGTGCTGGGCACCGTCTATGAAGCGTCCCAGGCCCAGGGATACTGGTTCGTCACCAGCGAACAGCTGGGAGGCTCATCCCTCCAGTCCATGCTGGACCGCGGGCAGACCCTGTCCATGAAGGATTTGCTGAAGGTGATTGAAACGGTCGGCAACGTGTGCGGCAGGTATGAGCGTCTGCGGACCGCTTTCAATATCATGGAGCCGCGTCACATTTTCCTGGATGACAAGTCTGCCGTGCGGCTGATGAATACGGCCGTGCCCGGTGACTTTCACGAAGAAACATCCCGCGACCAGATGAAGCGCCTGGGCATCGACCTGCCTCCTCTGGTGACTCCGGATGTGCCCGGAACCACGCGGATGCGCACCCTGCTGGAATGGATGAGAGAAGGGCAGAACGGAAAGCCGATGCAATGGGACCAGGTTATGGAGCTGGTTGCTGCGGTCCGCGAACAGCTGGGGCTTTCCCCTCGGGTTACCACCCACCGCTATACCGTCCCCGTGGAATCCCGCAGAAAAGCCGGAAAAAAGCTGCTTTGGGCCGGAATGGGCCTGCTGGGCGTGGGGATAGCCGCGGCTGCCGTTCTTCTTTTATTCCCCCGGGAGAAGGAAACCGTATCCCGTCCCCATGTTCCGGCTCCTAAACATTATCCGGATTTTTCCTCCAGCGATCATACGGAAGTCCGCGTAACTCTTCCCGGAGGAGGGGAACTGATTGTGGGAGCCCATGAAATTACCCTGGAATCCTACCGCCTGTTTTTGGACCAGTGGGCACGCCTCACTCCGGAGCTGAGGGAGGAATATTCCCACCCGGACCAGCCGGACAAGAGGACTGCCTCCCATATTCCCCAGGACTGGGAGGCTATGTGGAAGGCGGCTTCCACTCCGGGAGGCAAATGGAAAGGCAGGAAAATAACACCCCGCTCTCCCGTCGTCAACGTCACTTTCTGGGATGCCTGGGCGTATGCGAGCTGGAAGCCCGTGGCCCCCGGAGAACCGCGCTACCGCCTGCCCGAGCGCGGGGAGTGGATGGCTCTGGGGAATATGCTGGAAACGGGTGAGAAGGGGGACAGGACGCTGGTGATTGACAGATACAGCAATGATCATGATTTAAAGACCGGCGTGTGCGGCATGGCTTCCGGCGTGATGGAATGGACTTCTTCCATGGAAAAGGATCCTGCGCGCGTGAAGGAGCCTCCGGGGCCGGTGGCCTGCGGCGGAGACTGGAGGCAGCCCGGCATCTCCAACCGGGTGGAATACCTGCGCTCCCGCGGTGAAAGCCGGGACAACCTGGGATTCAGAATCGTGCGGAATGTCCTCTGA
- a CDS encoding PDZ domain-containing protein, with protein MKFPFCVCLSPLVFALFHPALAEGNNGSLDFEQRINGKAILKTIEPIRERLQDLSAVFFSGHDVVIYGIVLSPDGYIATKASELHSYRDLTIRVGSSKYGQFREIGSDPSTDIAVVKVEAAGLHAPGPVSNDAAMGTLVVSNGSTTRTSRRPQLGTLSAEQRPIPNGDTAYLGVVFGTPCTIQEVTKDGPAAQAGAQAGDEILAVDGTPVTALDAVSPILSRKKVGERVTLKVKRKDKRLSYTITLGSRRQALGGNAPEDSNDLISGGFSKRRDDFPMVLQHDTPSRYTLMGGPLLNLKGELIGMNIARVNRAENYALPISVVQKSVQNILKNTPQPGK; from the coding sequence ATGAAATTTCCTTTCTGCGTCTGCCTGTCTCCCCTGGTTTTCGCCCTGTTCCACCCCGCTCTGGCGGAAGGAAATAACGGAAGCCTGGATTTTGAACAGAGAATCAACGGGAAAGCCATTCTGAAAACTATCGAGCCCATCCGCGAACGTCTTCAGGACTTGAGCGCAGTTTTCTTTTCCGGTCACGATGTTGTGATTTACGGCATTGTGCTGAGCCCGGACGGCTACATCGCCACCAAAGCCTCGGAACTCCATTCTTACAGGGATCTGACCATCCGGGTAGGTTCTTCCAAATATGGGCAGTTCAGGGAAATTGGCTCGGACCCGTCCACAGACATCGCAGTAGTGAAAGTGGAAGCCGCCGGGCTGCACGCTCCCGGCCCTGTCAGCAATGATGCCGCCATGGGAACCCTGGTAGTCAGCAACGGCTCCACTACCCGTACGTCCAGACGGCCCCAGCTGGGAACCCTTAGTGCAGAGCAGCGCCCCATTCCGAACGGAGACACCGCCTACCTGGGCGTCGTTTTCGGCACCCCCTGTACCATTCAGGAAGTTACCAAGGACGGCCCCGCCGCCCAGGCCGGAGCCCAGGCCGGAGATGAGATTCTGGCGGTGGACGGCACGCCCGTTACTGCTCTGGATGCCGTTTCCCCCATTCTGTCCAGGAAAAAAGTTGGAGAAAGAGTGACACTGAAAGTCAAACGCAAGGATAAAAGGTTATCCTACACCATCACGCTGGGTTCCAGACGCCAGGCCCTGGGAGGAAACGCTCCTGAGGATTCCAATGACCTGATCAGCGGTGGGTTCAGCAAACGCAGGGATGATTTCCCTATGGTCCTCCAGCATGACACCCCTTCCCGGTACACGCTGATGGGTGGCCCGCTGCTTAATCTCAAGGGGGAACTCATCGGCATGAACATCGCCAGAGTGAACCGGGCGGAAAATTACGCCCTGCCCATCAGCGTTGTGCAGAAAAGCGTGCAAAACATCTTGAAAAACACTCCCCAGCCGGGAAAATAG
- a CDS encoding S1 family peptidase, with protein sequence MTPALRNPCFSAILCGTALLAPPAPAQSADGAGLLASTPQSVEDLQRIERQLQQMLPRVLPALVCIELNNGSGSGILVSEKGLVFSAAHVVDKKGTTLKIILPDGTRLPGKTTAQNSNSDAGMAKITSQLNKKLPCVEKAEKMPRVGDWVFALGHGGGLDRKRGPMVRLGRVVSLKNGVIQTDCKLIRGDSGGPLFNLDGKLIGIHSRVGSGLEDNLHVPMKDFDALTEETAEGKTSLTPPPEQDSQPFSTQPS encoded by the coding sequence ATGACCCCGGCTCTCCGGAATCCCTGTTTTTCCGCTATTCTCTGCGGCACAGCGCTGCTGGCCCCGCCAGCGCCGGCTCAGTCCGCTGATGGAGCCGGTCTTCTGGCTTCCACCCCGCAATCCGTAGAAGATTTGCAGCGGATTGAACGCCAGCTTCAGCAAATGCTTCCCCGGGTGCTTCCCGCCCTGGTCTGCATTGAATTAAACAACGGCAGCGGCTCCGGCATCCTGGTTTCGGAAAAAGGCCTGGTCTTTTCAGCGGCCCACGTTGTGGACAAGAAAGGAACCACGCTCAAAATCATCCTGCCGGATGGAACGCGCCTTCCGGGAAAAACCACGGCGCAAAACAGCAATTCGGACGCAGGCATGGCCAAAATCACATCCCAATTGAACAAAAAACTGCCCTGCGTGGAAAAAGCGGAAAAAATGCCTCGTGTGGGGGACTGGGTGTTCGCGCTGGGGCACGGCGGGGGGCTGGACCGGAAACGCGGCCCGATGGTGCGCCTGGGGAGGGTGGTTTCCCTCAAGAACGGCGTCATTCAGACGGACTGCAAGTTGATTCGCGGGGATTCCGGCGGCCCTCTTTTCAACCTGGATGGAAAGCTGATTGGCATTCACAGCAGGGTCGGTTCCGGTCTGGAAGACAATCTGCACGTGCCCATGAAAGATTTCGACGCTCTGACGGAGGAGACAGCGGAAGGAAAGACCTCCCTGACGCCGCCACCGGAACAGGACAGCCAGCCATTCTCCACTCAGCCATCATGA
- a CDS encoding acyltransferase family protein, protein MLKTQHSPIPPGSEKHHYHILDGLRGVAAIVVVWFHIFEAYATSHVDQIINHGYLAVDFFFMLSGFVIGYAYDNRWKTMTTREFIKRRLIRLQPMVAIGALIGALIFYFQGCPVWDVSQVAVISLFAATFVNILLIPSPPGMEIRGLGEMYPLNGPSWSLFFEYIGNLLYALFIRKLSTRSLAILVVSAGCGLASFSFWGPNGDICSGFSMTGTEWTGGSLRLLYSFSAGLLLFRLFKPLNVKNSFWLCSLSLAILLAVPRLGGQNAFWMNSLYETACFTVFFPLILLFGASGKITNPYTDKICRFLGNISYPLYMVHYPFIYLYYAWVKNEKLSFLDSLPGALAVVIGSILLAWLCLKLYDEPVRKYLTALFLKRKVLPRETPVIQESGLPQ, encoded by the coding sequence ATGTTGAAAACGCAGCATTCTCCCATTCCCCCAGGCAGTGAAAAACACCACTACCACATACTTGACGGTTTGCGCGGCGTAGCCGCCATTGTCGTCGTATGGTTCCACATCTTTGAAGCCTACGCCACCAGCCATGTGGACCAAATCATCAACCACGGCTACCTGGCCGTCGATTTTTTCTTCATGCTTTCCGGCTTTGTCATCGGCTACGCCTATGACAACCGCTGGAAAACGATGACGACCAGGGAATTCATCAAACGCCGCCTTATACGCCTGCAGCCCATGGTAGCGATAGGGGCGCTCATCGGCGCGCTTATCTTCTATTTCCAGGGCTGCCCCGTATGGGATGTATCGCAGGTAGCGGTCATCTCCCTGTTCGCCGCTACCTTCGTCAATATTCTGCTCATTCCGTCTCCCCCCGGCATGGAAATCCGGGGTCTGGGAGAAATGTACCCGCTCAACGGCCCGAGCTGGTCCCTGTTCTTTGAATACATCGGCAACCTTCTTTATGCCCTCTTCATCCGGAAACTCTCTACACGCTCCCTGGCAATACTGGTTGTCTCGGCCGGGTGCGGCCTTGCCTCCTTCAGCTTCTGGGGGCCTAACGGAGACATATGCTCCGGATTCTCCATGACCGGCACGGAATGGACGGGCGGCTCCCTGCGCCTGTTGTACTCCTTTTCAGCCGGTCTGCTCCTGTTCCGGCTGTTCAAGCCGCTCAACGTCAAAAATTCTTTCTGGTTATGCAGTCTGTCCCTTGCCATTCTGCTGGCCGTTCCCCGGCTGGGAGGACAAAATGCTTTCTGGATGAACAGCCTCTATGAAACAGCGTGCTTCACGGTATTTTTCCCGCTCATCCTCCTCTTTGGCGCTTCCGGCAAAATTACAAATCCCTATACGGATAAAATATGCCGTTTCCTGGGCAACATCTCCTACCCCCTGTACATGGTGCATTACCCGTTCATCTACTTGTACTATGCGTGGGTGAAAAACGAAAAGCTTTCCTTCCTGGACTCACTTCCCGGAGCCCTGGCCGTCGTCATTGGAAGCATTCTGCTGGCCTGGCTCTGCCTGAAACTCTATGATGAACCGGTCCGTAAATATTTGACAGCGCTTTTTTTAAAAAGAAAAGTCCTTCCAAGGGAAACTCCCGTCATTCAGGAAAGCGGACTTCCGCAATAA
- a CDS encoding LexA family protein — protein MTPTKGDVKHWLKAIGKNRDWLAMECGTEKGTVNNWLSPSGPFPASAMLKIQSLMSQYKTVRPEDEPVQTNRLVLEITEERMRKYERAASEKGVPLRQWLTDLADEAAEERQLRPMHSPLVPLVRQFPSHAGHARREYSTQIIGNIAAGSLAESDTVPSTIYMERPLGKNEYVVRVEGKSMEPLIPDGSLVIMRRHTAPPIPKPGTIVEYNDGRGVTLKKLIRRKNAETGKTEYVLQPINPAFKDITPMDGGSISGIYMETLVNYRKG, from the coding sequence ATGACACCGACAAAAGGGGATGTGAAACACTGGTTGAAGGCCATTGGGAAAAACCGTGACTGGCTTGCCATGGAATGCGGTACGGAAAAAGGTACGGTGAATAACTGGCTCTCCCCCTCCGGCCCCTTCCCCGCCAGCGCCATGTTGAAAATCCAATCCCTGATGTCTCAATACAAAACGGTTCGACCGGAAGACGAACCTGTCCAGACCAATCGCCTCGTGCTGGAAATCACGGAAGAGCGCATGAGGAAATATGAACGGGCCGCCTCTGAAAAAGGCGTCCCCCTCCGCCAGTGGCTGACGGATTTGGCAGACGAAGCGGCGGAGGAACGCCAGCTGCGGCCAATGCACTCTCCCCTGGTTCCCCTGGTCAGACAATTTCCGTCCCATGCTGGACACGCCAGGCGTGAATACAGTACGCAAATAATCGGCAACATCGCCGCAGGCTCTCTTGCGGAAAGCGACACCGTCCCGTCTACCATTTACATGGAAAGGCCCCTGGGTAAAAACGAATACGTGGTCCGCGTAGAAGGGAAATCCATGGAACCCCTCATCCCGGACGGCTCCCTGGTAATTATGCGGCGCCATACCGCCCCGCCCATCCCCAAACCGGGAACCATCGTGGAATACAACGACGGACGCGGCGTTACGCTGAAAAAACTGATTCGCAGGAAAAACGCGGAAACAGGAAAAACGGAATACGTGCTGCAGCCCATCAACCCCGCATTCAAGGACATAACCCCCATGGACGGCGGCAGTATCTCCGGAATATATATGGAAACCCTTGTAAACTACCGCAAAGGCTGA
- a CDS encoding DUF3737 family protein yields MTKRMIKNASYEGERPLFASRHLRLEDVIIYPGESALKECSDIEAVRCEFRGKYPFWHNDGLLVEHCLFREGARAAIWYSRNLHMKDTRVEAPKMFRDMDGMVLENVVLTDALECCWHCRNAKLRGVQAEHGDYLFMHGENIDVDGFRLNGNYSFQYCRNVVIRNAEIHSKDAFWNTEDVTVYDSVVDGEYLGWHSRNLRLVNCRISGTQALCYAENLVLENCTLGEDADLCFEYSSVHAEIKGRVHSVKNPRSGRIVAEEYGDIILDEHCKAPANCSIETGKAQSGEAA; encoded by the coding sequence ATGACCAAGAGAATGATTAAAAATGCTTCCTACGAAGGGGAACGTCCCCTGTTCGCTTCCCGCCATCTTAGGCTGGAAGACGTCATTATTTATCCGGGGGAATCCGCCCTGAAGGAATGTTCCGACATTGAAGCTGTGCGGTGCGAGTTCCGGGGGAAGTACCCTTTCTGGCACAATGACGGGCTGCTGGTGGAACATTGCCTGTTCAGGGAAGGCGCCCGGGCCGCCATCTGGTATTCCCGGAATCTGCACATGAAGGATACCCGCGTGGAAGCGCCCAAGATGTTCCGTGATATGGACGGGATGGTTCTGGAGAACGTCGTTCTGACGGATGCTCTGGAATGCTGCTGGCACTGCCGGAATGCGAAGCTTCGCGGCGTGCAGGCGGAGCATGGGGATTACCTGTTCATGCACGGGGAGAATATAGATGTTGACGGCTTCCGCCTGAACGGAAATTACTCTTTCCAATATTGCAGGAATGTGGTGATACGGAATGCGGAAATCCATTCCAAGGACGCTTTCTGGAATACGGAGGACGTGACGGTGTACGATTCCGTGGTGGACGGGGAATATCTGGGCTGGCATTCCAGGAACCTTCGTCTGGTGAATTGCCGCATTTCCGGCACGCAGGCGTTGTGCTACGCGGAAAACCTGGTTCTGGAGAATTGCACGCTCGGAGAGGATGCGGATCTCTGCTTTGAGTATTCCTCCGTGCATGCGGAAATCAAGGGGCGTGTGCACAGCGTCAAAAATCCGCGCAGTGGCCGCATTGTTGCGGAAGAGTACGGGGATATTATTCTGGACGAGCATTGCAAGGCTCCTGCCAATTGCTCCATTGAAACGGGAAAAGCCCAATCCGGAGAAGCCGCATGA
- a CDS encoding MalY/PatB family protein, translating into MKYDFDTVVPRRGTNSYKWDSMPREDILPMWVADMDFRTAPAVTDAIRKRAEHGIFGYTRVPDSYYEAVTNWFERRHGWKINPEWMIYTTGVVPALSAVIRALTVPGDKVLVQTPVYNCFFSSIRNNGCVAETCPLKYENGRYALDAEELERKASDPAVKLMLLCNPHNPAGRVWTREELEEMAAICRRNGVFIVADEIHCELTYPGHPYTPFASLSEDALHHSVTCISPSKAFNLAGIQIANIVAADEEVRKRIDKAININEVCDVNSFAVDALEAAYNGGEDWLEELKLYLYGNYEIVRDMLAERLPQLRVVPLEGTYLVWIDCSALGLPSAEIVRLLEEEGRVLVNGGEMYGETAGCFIRLNVACPRKLLLEGLERIIRTLCGRISGTRTCPSGPAGS; encoded by the coding sequence ATGAAGTACGATTTTGATACTGTTGTTCCGCGCCGCGGCACGAATTCCTACAAGTGGGATTCCATGCCCCGGGAGGATATTCTGCCCATGTGGGTGGCAGACATGGATTTCCGTACGGCTCCGGCGGTGACGGACGCCATCCGGAAGAGGGCCGAGCACGGCATTTTCGGTTATACACGGGTTCCGGATTCCTATTATGAGGCGGTTACAAACTGGTTTGAACGCCGCCACGGCTGGAAGATTAATCCGGAATGGATGATTTATACCACGGGGGTGGTTCCCGCGCTGTCTGCCGTCATACGGGCCCTGACGGTCCCTGGGGACAAGGTGCTGGTCCAGACGCCTGTATATAATTGCTTTTTTTCCTCCATCCGCAATAACGGATGCGTGGCGGAAACCTGCCCTCTGAAATATGAGAACGGCAGATATGCGCTGGATGCGGAGGAGCTGGAACGGAAAGCCTCCGATCCCGCCGTCAAGCTGATGCTCCTGTGCAATCCCCATAATCCAGCCGGGCGCGTCTGGACGAGGGAAGAATTGGAGGAGATGGCCGCCATTTGCCGGAGAAACGGCGTTTTCATAGTGGCTGACGAGATTCATTGCGAACTGACGTATCCGGGCCATCCCTATACGCCGTTCGCCTCCCTCTCCGAGGACGCCCTGCACCATTCCGTCACCTGTATTTCCCCCAGCAAGGCGTTTAATCTGGCGGGCATTCAGATAGCCAATATCGTCGCGGCGGATGAAGAAGTCCGGAAGAGGATTGACAAGGCTATCAACATCAATGAGGTGTGTGACGTCAATTCTTTTGCCGTAGATGCCCTGGAAGCGGCTTATAACGGAGGGGAGGACTGGTTGGAGGAACTGAAGCTCTACCTTTACGGGAATTACGAGATTGTCCGGGATATGCTGGCAGAACGTCTGCCGCAGCTCCGTGTGGTGCCGCTGGAGGGAACGTACCTGGTCTGGATAGATTGTTCCGCTCTGGGGCTTCCCTCCGCAGAGATTGTCCGCCTGCTGGAAGAGGAGGGTCGGGTGCTCGTCAACGGCGGGGAAATGTACGGGGAAACGGCGGGGTGCTTCATTCGCCTGAACGTCGCCTGTCCCAGGAAGCTGCTGCTTGAGGGGCTGGAAAGAATCATCCGCACGCTGTGCGGCCGCATTTCCGGAACACGGACGTGCCCGTCGGGCCCTGCAGGCTCTTAA
- a CDS encoding DUF362 domain-containing protein → MENKMTRRTWLQSSTAALACLALPEYALGAVAEKGGASRVWMTKEISPEALVRIYEALGRPAGGKVAVKISTGEPGGRNFLSPALIKDLVRRVNGTIVECNTAYGGKRSRTEDHLQAAKDHGFSDIARVDIMDAEGEFTIPVRDRKHLEYDIVGDHLKNYDFMVNLAHFKGHAMGGFGGVIKNQSIGVASAAGKAYIHSAGKTRDVSSVWNNLASQDDFLESMAASAQAVADYFGDRILYINVMNNLSIDCDCDSHPHAPEMKDIGILASLDPVALDQACLDLVYAVRPSEGNDNRPLVARIESRHGRHTVEYAEKIGLGSRKYELKELKPQQAV, encoded by the coding sequence ATGGAAAATAAGATGACGAGAAGAACATGGCTCCAGTCTTCCACCGCAGCCCTGGCATGCCTGGCTTTGCCGGAGTATGCCCTGGGCGCGGTTGCGGAGAAGGGTGGAGCTTCCAGGGTCTGGATGACGAAGGAAATTTCTCCGGAGGCTCTCGTGAGGATTTACGAGGCTCTGGGGCGTCCGGCCGGGGGAAAGGTAGCTGTCAAGATCAGCACCGGGGAACCGGGAGGCCGCAATTTTCTGAGTCCGGCCTTAATCAAAGACCTGGTGCGCCGGGTGAACGGCACCATTGTGGAATGCAATACGGCTTACGGAGGCAAACGCTCCCGGACGGAGGACCATTTGCAGGCTGCGAAGGATCACGGTTTTTCCGATATTGCGCGGGTGGACATCATGGATGCGGAAGGGGAGTTCACTATCCCGGTGAGGGACAGGAAGCACCTGGAATACGATATCGTGGGGGATCATTTAAAGAATTATGATTTCATGGTCAATCTGGCCCATTTCAAAGGGCATGCCATGGGCGGCTTCGGCGGTGTGATCAAGAACCAGTCCATCGGTGTTGCCTCGGCAGCCGGGAAGGCGTACATCCATTCCGCCGGAAAGACGCGGGATGTTTCCTCCGTGTGGAACAATCTGGCCAGTCAGGATGATTTCCTTGAGTCCATGGCGGCTTCCGCGCAGGCGGTGGCGGATTACTTCGGGGACAGAATTTTGTACATCAATGTGATGAATAATCTGTCCATTGACTGTGATTGCGATTCCCACCCCCATGCGCCGGAAATGAAGGACATCGGTATTCTGGCCTCCCTTGATCCGGTTGCTCTTGACCAGGCCTGCCTGGATCTCGTTTACGCCGTCAGGCCGTCCGAAGGGAATGACAACAGGCCCCTGGTGGCGCGTATTGAAAGCCGCCATGGACGGCATACGGTAGAGTATGCCGAGAAGATAGGTCTTGGCAGCAGGAAGTATGAACTGAAAGAGCTGAAACCGCAGCAGGCCGTTTAG
- a CDS encoding aldo/keto reductase, with product MEKVMLNNGVTMPVLGFGVFQIPDAKECERCVLDAIEVGYRSIDTAQIYGNEEAVGRAAEKSGVPREELFLTTKVWISNGGYEKAKASIDESLRRLRTDYLDLLLIHQPFNDYYGTYRAMEEANRAGKVRAIGVSNFYPDRFVDLAEFCEIRPAVNQVETHVFHQQEKVREVMEKYGTRMESWGPFAEGRNGFFSNPVLKGIGEKYGKTPAQTALRFLIQRGIIAIPKTTHRERMEENFNVFDFALSQEDMGAIARLDRGESLFLCHRDPESVLYLINYGKQ from the coding sequence ATGGAAAAAGTGATGTTGAACAATGGCGTTACGATGCCTGTCCTGGGATTTGGCGTTTTTCAGATTCCGGACGCTAAGGAGTGCGAACGCTGCGTGCTGGATGCGATTGAGGTCGGCTACCGTTCTATTGATACCGCGCAGATTTACGGCAATGAGGAAGCCGTAGGCCGCGCAGCGGAGAAGAGCGGGGTTCCGCGGGAAGAGTTGTTCCTTACCACGAAGGTGTGGATTTCCAACGGCGGGTATGAGAAGGCGAAGGCGTCCATTGACGAATCCCTGCGCAGGCTGCGCACGGATTATCTGGATCTGCTGCTCATCCACCAGCCTTTCAACGATTACTACGGCACTTACCGGGCCATGGAAGAAGCGAACCGGGCCGGAAAGGTACGCGCCATTGGCGTGAGCAATTTTTATCCGGACCGTTTTGTGGACCTGGCGGAGTTCTGCGAGATCAGACCCGCCGTCAACCAGGTGGAAACGCATGTGTTCCACCAGCAGGAAAAAGTCCGGGAGGTGATGGAAAAGTACGGTACCAGAATGGAATCCTGGGGGCCTTTTGCGGAAGGTCGCAATGGGTTTTTCTCCAACCCCGTGTTGAAGGGCATTGGAGAGAAATACGGCAAGACCCCGGCGCAAACAGCCCTGAGGTTCCTGATTCAGCGTGGAATTATCGCCATTCCGAAGACGACCCACCGGGAAAGGATGGAGGAGAATTTCAACGTCTTTGATTTTGCCCTTTCCCAGGAGGATATGGGCGCTATTGCCAGGCTGGACCGCGGAGAGAGCCTTTTCCTGTGCCACCGGGATCCGGAATCGGTCCTGTACCTGATCAATTACGGGAAGCAGTAA